The nucleotide sequence GTCGATGCGATGGCGGCGCCCGGAAAAAGCAAGCTCGATGCCCTCATGCACCAGCCCTTCGGCATGGGCGCGTCCGCCGGCCCCGACCTCGTCGAGCAGCGCGACGGTGCCTTCCTCGAGGAGCCCGGCACGGATGCGCCCCAGCACGTAGTCGGCGCTCTGCCGTTCCACGATGACGTTGTCGACGCCATAAAGGTGCAGAAGTTGCCCGAGCAACAATCCCGCCGGCCCTGCCCCGATGATTGCGACCTTTGTCCGCAATACTTGCTCCTCCCGATCCTGTAGGGTGCGTCGCGGCTCGCTTGTCGCGCTGGCCCGCGCACGATAATTATATCACATAACGGTTGGGCAAAAGGGAGTGCGCGTCGCCGCAGCGCGACAAATCCATGCAACAGGGCTGACGTAACACAGGCAATGCGTCGCCGGTTCCGGCTTGAACAAGCCTGCGAATTAGATAACATGTTAACTAACGAGCCCGGGCCGGTGAAGCTGCGGGTCAAGAGAGGGAGAGAGGACCGATGAGGAAAGCCTGTCTGGCACTGCTGCTGGCAGCAAGCGTGACGCCTGCGTTTGCGCAGGAAAAGACCTTCGATCTGAAGATCTCGCACTGGGTGCCGGCCTCGCACCCGCTGCAGAAATCACTGGAGGACTGGGCGGCCGCGGTGGAGAAGGATTCCGGCGGGACCGTCAAGGGCAAGGTCTTCCCGGCGCAACAGCTCGGCAAGGCCTTCGACCATTACGACATGGCCCGCGACGGCATCGCCGACGTCACCTATGTCAATCCGGGCTACCAGCCCGGCCGCTTCCCGATCATCGGTGCCGGCGAGGTGCCGTTCCTGATCTCGGACGCCAAGGGCGGCTCGATGGGGCTCGACGCGTGGTACCGCAAATATGCCGAGAAGGAGATGAAGGACGTCAAATACTGTCTCGCCTTCGTCCACTCACCCTCCTCCTTCCACTCCCGCACCAAGAAGATCGTCATGCCGGAAGACGTGAAGGGCCTGAAGATCCGCCCGGCGCACGCCACCATGGCGAATTTCGTCACCTCGCTCGGCGGCACCAATGTGCAGTCGTCCGCGCCCGAAGTGCGCGACATCATAGAGCGCGGCGTCGCCGACGGCGTCACCTTCCCCTGGGGCTCGCTGGTGCTGTTCGGCATCGACAAGGTCACGAAGTACGACATGCAGGCGCCGCTCTACGTCACGACCTTCGTCTTCGTGATGAACAAGGACAAGTACAACGCGATGTCCGACAAGCAGAAGGCGGCGATCGACAAGAACTGTACGACCGAAATGGCCGGCGTGGTCGGCGAGCACTGGGGCAAGTTCGAGGACGCCGGCATCGACAAGATCAAGGCGGAAGAAGGCCACGAGGTCTACAAGCTTAACCCGGAGCAGACCGCCGCCTGGAAGAAGGCCGCCGAGCCGCTGGTCAAGACCTGGGGCGACGGCGTGAAGAAGACCGGCGTCGATCCGGATGCGGCACTCGCGGACCTGAAGGCGTCGCTGAAGAAGTACAACGCGCTGGCGGAGTAGCGTGACGACAGGCAGGCGGCGGCGGGAAGCATCTCGCCGCCGTTGTTCTGCAGATGCGGAAGTCGGGAGCGCACGGCGCTTCCTCCCCCTCTCCCCGCTTGCGGGGAGAGGGCTGGGGTGAGGGGGAGTCTCCGCGAGGGCGGTGACAGTCCGACTCGCGGAGAGTCCCCCTCACCCGGAAACCGCGCTTTCGCGCGAATTCCGGCCTCTGCCCGCACGCGGGGAGAGGCGAACTGCGCGGCGAGACCTGGATCCAGAGAATGACATCACGCAACAGGACCATCCCATGAAGCGCGCCTGGATGGATCGCTTTATCGACACGATCGAATGGATCGCGGCCGGCTTCGTCGGCATCGTCGCGCTCGACATCTTCCTGTCTGTGCTGCTGCGCAACACGCTGAACTATTCGATCCCCGATTCCTTCGACATCGGCCGCATGCTGCTCGGCATCCTGATCTTCTGGGGCATCGCCGCGACCTCCTATCGCGGCACCCACATCACCGTCGACTTGGTCTGGGCCAATGTCACGCCGCGCTATCAGCGCTGGATCGACGTG is from Bradyrhizobium sp. ISRA430 and encodes:
- a CDS encoding TRAP transporter small permease, with translation MKRAWMDRFIDTIEWIAAGFVGIVALDIFLSVLLRNTLNYSIPDSFDIGRMLLGILIFWGIAATSYRGTHITVDLVWANVTPRYQRWIDVFATLVLLFVVTVQTWTLFDKVRGTYNDNVQTFDLHMPTWPFFAIAWIGDISAVLLIAIRTYRLIFHPEEMHDPKLKATE
- a CDS encoding TRAP transporter substrate-binding protein, giving the protein MRKACLALLLAASVTPAFAQEKTFDLKISHWVPASHPLQKSLEDWAAAVEKDSGGTVKGKVFPAQQLGKAFDHYDMARDGIADVTYVNPGYQPGRFPIIGAGEVPFLISDAKGGSMGLDAWYRKYAEKEMKDVKYCLAFVHSPSSFHSRTKKIVMPEDVKGLKIRPAHATMANFVTSLGGTNVQSSAPEVRDIIERGVADGVTFPWGSLVLFGIDKVTKYDMQAPLYVTTFVFVMNKDKYNAMSDKQKAAIDKNCTTEMAGVVGEHWGKFEDAGIDKIKAEEGHEVYKLNPEQTAAWKKAAEPLVKTWGDGVKKTGVDPDAALADLKASLKKYNALAE